In one Pirellulales bacterium genomic region, the following are encoded:
- a CDS encoding IS5/IS1182 family transposase, producing KIERTIAWLHNFRRLVVRYEYYSNVYQAFILLACITICLRRF from the coding sequence AAGATCGAACGCACCATCGCCTGGCTGCACAACTTCCGCAGACTCGTCGTCCGCTACGAATACTACAGCAACGTCTACCAAGCCTTTATCCTCTTAGCCTGCATCACTATCTGTCTACGTAGGTTTTGA